A genomic window from Nicotiana sylvestris chromosome 11, ASM39365v2, whole genome shotgun sequence includes:
- the LOC138881836 gene encoding uncharacterized protein, which translates to MVENHKQRHEKLPFALLWYRTTVCMSTGETPYMLVYGTEVVILVEVEIPSLRVIQEAELNDAEWIRSRYEQLVIIDGKRMNAICHGQLYHNRMSRAFNKRGSDQDSSRQGNWY; encoded by the coding sequence atggtagagaatcacaaacagcggcatgagaagttaccctttgctctgttatggtaccgcaccacagtttgCATGTCAACGGGggaaactccctacatgctggtctATGGTACTGAGGTTGTCATCCTAgttgaggtagagattccttctttaagagtcatacaggaagctgagctcaaTGATGCGGAATGGATAAGAAGTCGCTATGAGCAGTTGGTcattatcgatggaaagagaatgaacgcaaTATGTCACGGCCAgctttatcataacagaatgtccagagctttcaataaAAGAGGGTCAGACCAAGACAGTTCGCGCCAGGGCaactggtattga